In Diorhabda sublineata isolate icDioSubl1.1 chromosome 4, icDioSubl1.1, whole genome shotgun sequence, a single window of DNA contains:
- the LOC130442420 gene encoding protein virilizer isoform X1, whose amino-acid sequence MSESVELLFFDTFAHDNSEEINLDLVQFPKPVYVVEVRIIPLGARVQADFPGGVRLGATNPSQFDIEFFVNDLGKTGASTFETLGGFKYDQNGCINLDCVPNDTVRKIPTDGLVLRGWYTTITLAVYGTLTKNIAEQIIQPVVNPSLTNQTNVIQDNQQICSGSPLDTEWPQDAVPIDYTAQQTTPYQQFTQPEQYVQDFDYYPDVPKDPRSYHHTPETEWDNKTRREGDRDHSRDRSEIDRKRYTRSESKDRQLRDYRETEREQEVNWQEHEPDYRIERTEVEWNDRERIHERDRQYKHDDNYRRSYNRNEDREDRKRPRTPPNHSPKRPHTPHVQEHTENQVEEPANPQQEDIEINEANEDVKVSPVKETPVEEPPQLDVEEFEPILSDEDILDDPDHYQDMEFDYTAYTNTDDLIKLFVPGVNELIRYPKKRNFLVNNNSIDVEENFKTIISIADDYFKSSITKYDKDVFKDLNTEIKEEFVHLCEKVINNIGSYQIYGDIVKLYVETIHIRSDDLSKEDKELVEQVRGVVTTITDWLKISIDYELANLQKQPTYKIRHLKSGVRLADYCCTSRDFVELLLGSNFNVHHQLINLYEQEFMALSIKLMILKALDTYLHHELAIEKFLWDDSLLGKKSIGYVKLIGYIRSNPLVRLKFALISIIRKLNLYEMLRELHATVIKFRDITYEISTTELNLITKSLNRILGYVNTGPFVLSQPKRFLPVASQFDIIKDNNDNILINYFKMFDLLEIFLLLLTHSTTMNLPLIKTPIYEVLSIFLTRSDSLKYLYDNIETTNVLVKFFIKNLDDYDNIDQKLGLKISYKLRGLYHIDSLLDKGKQLNFDWDQPEIIDNLHGLFCLTFQPVGKITCAELLGMDDNILCLLQFFDYIFSKDKPEMILNRIKTTPSVGYIIDLIYIAVTVVSNVPLLEKHSKLLLHLCNYNMLFDDNENNKITELKYYLLPFENIIYLSYDNISIFVETIVKHMENFPHNLGPIITSLRIIEHLGIRPYDELYENYLSDYVELKYKHVILQLFSLDGTSIITKFLQKICDYYEQPSLHSSIIAANQGWIIVNSIRPSVILLKQMLSYVIQCQNTNFKDLTAIPILLRTYDLLNNFPVSSAVYFDAQRVKIKIVDTLLVYTQPVSERVNEKDSLSKTLWTKMCGEVIKYITSLPHTFVSGLLIFSELLPLPLPLQTIEDISDDEISWIMNLRKLWSAHLHPHTTIIQDTVNILCISTQTQLLNLLRRICVQIADLAANSAVMIARGVLDNVYDAVVPKENAKISPCNSHIARLLNFLACLVTQNTIKCAVLHLLHSNSTVTSKTEERYVNLIPAFGEILKIINTSNSHVQAQECILSILQSFCDTEITLTQTGSTSKDGYLANSMPTKEHLLMYINMMGEHLINENSFVTYLPIVRTLLLLTEHDYGFLHLKDNLLKKNDLFLPVLNKLADNFSKDNRECLSTLNTSVEFLRVCVNVEEESDGNLPYSPRKIKLSSEELRNIVGWRSGEDNEQHPLKKCEKILKETVEENKTYESFLEGLTALLKLLQDGVDANKESNPIVETNLPAPESLLVQFSKRLVFSSSDACDERLTSTYWLGLPTDEGENDSEHVNCDLIEVCRQNLRPDFNIIKEIEKLCRISRNDNLDDKKRMEDVNLKLKKPFVTPMRARGFARSVPQRPDLFRSRPPNTSRPPSLHVDDFVALETCGAQPTGPTGYNKLSREVLASTRIARGTRGRAFVTSERSMQYRQMPWWGAGLGRGPY is encoded by the exons atgtcGGAATCAGTAGAATTACTATTTTTCGATACATTTGCTCACGATAATTCAGAg GAAATTAATCTAGATTTGGTGCAATTCCCTAAACCAGTGTATGTTGTCGAAGTAAGAATTATTCCTCTGGGAGCTAGAGTACAAGCAGATTTTCCTGGAGGTGTTAGATTGGGTGCAACAAATCCCAGTCAATtcgatattgaatttttcgtgaACGATTTAGGTAAAACGGGAGCTAGCACGTTCGAAACTTTGGGTGGTTTTAAATACGATCAAAATGGTTGTATCAACTTGGATTGCGTTCCAAATGATACCGTCAGGAAAATACCTACTGATGGACTTGTTCTTAGAG gATGGTATACTACTATAACGCTTGCTGTATATGGAACTCTTACTAAGAATATAGCTGAACAGATTATTCAACCTGTCGTTAATCCTTCTTTAACGAATCAAACTAATGTTATACAGGATAATCAACAAATTTGTTCTGGTTCACCACTTGATACTGAGTGGCCTCAAGATGCCGTTCCTATCGATTATACTGCTCAACAAACTACTCCTTATCAa caATTTACTCAACCGGAGCAATATGTTCAAGACTTTGATTACTACCCGGACGTTCCTAAAGATCCTAGAAGTTACCATCACACTCCGGAGACCGAATGGGACAACAAAACTCGTAGAGAAGGAGACCGGGATCATTCTAGAGATCGTTCTGAAATCGACCGTAAACGTTACACCAGATCAGAAAGTAAAGATCGACAATTACGCGATTACAGAGAAACTGAAAGAGAACAAGAGGTTAATTGGCAAGAACACGAACCGGATTACCGTATTGAAAGAACGGAAGTCGAATGGAATGATAGGGAAAGAATACACGAACGTGATCGACAATACAAACACGACGATAATTATAGAAGATCTTATAATAGAAACGAAGACAGGGAGGATAGAAAACGACCTAGAACTCCGCCTAATCATTCCCCGAAAAGACCGCATACACCTCACGTTCAAGAACATACTGAAAATCAAGTAGAAGAACCGGCAAACCCCCAACAAGAGGATATTGAAATAAACGAGGCCAACGAGGATGTAAAAGTTAGCCCGGTGAAGGAAACACCAGTAGAAGAACCCCCACAATTAGACGTCGAAGAATTCGAACCAATATTAAGCGATGAAGACATCCTTGATGATCCCGATCACTATCAGGATATGGAATTTGATTATACCGCTTATACTAATACAGAcgatttaatcaaattattcgtACCAGGGGTGAACGAATTGATCAGATATCctaaaaagagaaattttcttgtaaataataACAGTATCGATgtagaagaaaattttaaaacaattataagtATAGCAGATGATTATTTCAAGTCGAGCATCACGAAATACGACAAGGACGTTTTTAAGGATCTAAACACCGAAATTAAGGAAGAATTTGTACATTTGTGCGAAAAAGTGATAAACAACATTGGTAGTTATCAAATATATGGTGATATAGTGAAATTGTATGTCGAAACAATTCATATAAGATCTGATGATTTATCTAAGGAAGATAAAGAATTGGTAGAACAAGTTAGGGGAGTAGTTACCACTATAACGGATTGGTTGAAGATTTCCATCGATTACGAATTGGCTAACTTACAAAAACAACCGACTTATAAGATTCGACATCTAAAAAGTGGGGTTAGGTTAGCGGATTATTGTTGTACTAGTCGGGATTTCGTCGAATTATTATTGGGTAGTAATTTCAACGTACatcatcaattaattaatttgtacgAACAAGAATTCATGGCGTTATCCATAAAATTGATGATACTTAAAGCTTTAGATACGTATTTACATCACGAGTTAGCAATCGAGAAATTTTTGTGGGACGATTCGTTATTAGGGAAAAAATCGATTGGTTACGTCAAATTAATCGGTTATATACGGAGTAATCCGTTAGTTAGATTGAAATTCGCTTTGATTTctataataagaaaattgaatttatacgaAATGCTTCGGGAATTACATGCAACGGTTATAAAATTCCGCGATATAACCTACGAAATATCTACGAcggaattgaatttaataacgAAAAGTTTAAATcgaattttaggttatgttaataCGGGACCGTTCGTTTTATCGCAACCTAAACGATTCTTACCAGTGGCGTCGCAATTTGATATTATCAAAGATAATAacgataatattttaattaattattttaaaatgttcgatttattggaaatatttttgttattattgacGCATTCGACTACTATGAATTTACCTTTAATCAAAACTCCTATATACGAGGtgttatcgatatttttaacaCGATCCgatagtttgaaatatttatacgaTAATATCGAAACGACGAACgttttagtgaaatttttcataaaaaatttagacGATTATGATAATATCGATCAAAAATTAggtttgaaaatttcttataaattacGAGGGTTGTACCATATCGATTCGTTGTTAGATAAAGGTAAACAATTGAATTTCGATTGGGATCAACCAGAAATAATCGATAATTTACACGGTTTATTCTGTCTAACGTTCCAACCGGTCGGTAAAATAACGTGCGCCGAATTATTAGGTATGGACGATAATATATtgtgtttattacaatttttcgattatattttttcgaaagatAAACCGGAAATGATATTGAACCGTATAAAAACCACCCCTTCCGTAGGTTATATAATCGATTTGATTTATATAGCGGTAACAGTCGTATCAAACGTACCCCTATTAGAAAAACATTcgaaattattattacatttatgTAATTATAATATGTTATTCGACGAcaacgaaaataacaaaatcaccgaattaaaatattatttattacctttcgaaaatataatttatttatcgtacgataatatttcgattttcgTGGAAACTATAGTGAAACACATGGAAAATTTTCCCCATAATCTCGGTCCTATTATAACTTCCTTGAGGATAATCGAACATTTAGGTATTCGTCCTTACGACGAATTAtacgaaaattatttatcagaTTACGTCGAATTGAAATATAAACACGTGATATTGCAATTGTTTTCGTTGGACGGTACGTCGATTATAacgaaatttttacaaaaaatttgcgATTATTACGAACAACCGAGTTTGCATTCGTCGATAATAGCCGCTAATCAAGGTTGGATTATCGTCAATTCGATCAGACCTTCGGTGATTTTACTAAAACAGATGTTATCGTACGTCATACAATGTCAAAATACGAATTTCAAAGATTTAACAGCCATACCGATACTACTACGAACTTACGATTTGTTGAATAATTTCCCGGTTAGTTCGGCGGTGTATTTCGACGCGCAACGCGTTAAAATTAAAATCGTCGATACTTTATTGGTTTATACTCAACCGGTATCGGAACGCGTCAACGAAAAGGATTCGTTATCGAAAACTTTGTGGACGAAAATGTGCGGGGAAGTTATTAAATACATAACATCGTTACCGCATACGTTTGTATCGggacttttaattttttccgaATTGTTACCGTTACCATTACCGTTACAAACTATCGAGGATATTAGCGACGACGAAATATCGTGGATAATGAATTTGAGGAAATTGTGGTCGGCGCATTTACATCCTCACACTACTATAATACAAGATACAGTTAATATACTGTGTATTTCGACGCAAACTCAATTATTGAATCTACTGAGACGTATTTGCGTACAAATAGCGGATTTGGCGGCTAATTCGGCGGTTATGATAGCTAGGGGAGTGTTGGATAATGTATACGACGCCGTAGTACCGAAAGAAAACGCCAAAATATCACCGTGCAATTCTCATATAGCgagattattgaattttttagcgTGTTTAGTGACTCAGAACACTATAAAATGTGCCGTATTGCATCTGTTACATTCTAATAGTACGGTAACTTCGAAAACCGAAGAAAGATACGTTAATTTAATACCGGCCTTCggggaaatattgaaaattattaataccaGTAATAGTCACGTACAAGCTCAAGAATGTATATTGAGTATATTGCAGAGTTTTTGCGATACGGAAATAACTCTAACTCAAACCGGTAGTACTAGCAAAGACGGTTATTTAGCTAATTCTATGCCTACAAAAGAACATCTATTGATGTATATTAACATGATGGGTGAACATCTTATCAACGAAAATTCCTTCGTCACTTATTTACCTATTGTTAGAACTTTGTTGTTGCTAACCGAACACGATTACGGTTTTTTGCACCTTAAAGATAATCTACTCAAAAAAAACGATCTTTTCCTACcggttttaaataaattggCCGATAATTTTTCCAAAGATAATAGAGAATGTTTGTCTACATTGAATACGTCAGTGGAATTTTTGAGGGTGTGCGTTAACGTCGAAGAAGAATCTGACGGTAATTTACCGTATTCTCCAAGGAAAATTAAACTTTCTTCGGAGGAATTGAGGAATATTGTCGGATGGAGAAGCGGCGAAGATAACGAGCAACATCCGTTGAAGAAATGcgaaaaaattttaaag GAAACCGTGGAGGAAAACAAAACCTACGAAAGTTTCCTAGAGGGTTTAACGGCTTTATTAAAACTACTCCAAGACGGTGTCGATGCTAATAAAGAATCGAATCCGATTGTGGAAACTAATTTACCAGCACCAGAAAGTCTGTTGGTGCAATTTTCTAAACGATTGGTATTTAGTTCTTCCGACGCTTGCGACGAAAGACTCACTAGTACTTATTGGTTAGGTTTGCCGACAGATGAAGGAGAAAACGATTCGGAACAT GTAAATTGTGATCTAATTGAAGTTTGTCGACAAAATTTAAGACCAGACTTCAACAtcataaaagaaattgaaaaattatgtagGATATCGAGAAATGACAATTTGGACGATAAAAAGAGAATGGAAGacgtaaatttaaaattaaaaaaaccgTTCG TAACACCAATGAGAGCTAGAGGATTCGCTCGCAGCGTGCCCCAAAGACCAGATTTGTTTAGATCTCGTCCTCCAAATACATCTCGACCGCCATCATTACACGTAGACGATTTTGTCGCTTTGGAAACTTGCGGGGCACAACCAACCGGTCCTACTGGATATAATAAATTGAGTAGAGAAGTTCTAGCTTCTACGAGAATAGCTAGAGGTACGAGGGGTAGGGCTTTTGTGACATCGGAGAGATCGATGCAGTACAGACAAAT GCCTTGGTGGGGAGCTGGATTAGGAAGAGGACCGTATTAA
- the LOC130442420 gene encoding protein virilizer isoform X2 has translation MNEINLDLVQFPKPVYVVEVRIIPLGARVQADFPGGVRLGATNPSQFDIEFFVNDLGKTGASTFETLGGFKYDQNGCINLDCVPNDTVRKIPTDGLVLRGWYTTITLAVYGTLTKNIAEQIIQPVVNPSLTNQTNVIQDNQQICSGSPLDTEWPQDAVPIDYTAQQTTPYQQFTQPEQYVQDFDYYPDVPKDPRSYHHTPETEWDNKTRREGDRDHSRDRSEIDRKRYTRSESKDRQLRDYRETEREQEVNWQEHEPDYRIERTEVEWNDRERIHERDRQYKHDDNYRRSYNRNEDREDRKRPRTPPNHSPKRPHTPHVQEHTENQVEEPANPQQEDIEINEANEDVKVSPVKETPVEEPPQLDVEEFEPILSDEDILDDPDHYQDMEFDYTAYTNTDDLIKLFVPGVNELIRYPKKRNFLVNNNSIDVEENFKTIISIADDYFKSSITKYDKDVFKDLNTEIKEEFVHLCEKVINNIGSYQIYGDIVKLYVETIHIRSDDLSKEDKELVEQVRGVVTTITDWLKISIDYELANLQKQPTYKIRHLKSGVRLADYCCTSRDFVELLLGSNFNVHHQLINLYEQEFMALSIKLMILKALDTYLHHELAIEKFLWDDSLLGKKSIGYVKLIGYIRSNPLVRLKFALISIIRKLNLYEMLRELHATVIKFRDITYEISTTELNLITKSLNRILGYVNTGPFVLSQPKRFLPVASQFDIIKDNNDNILINYFKMFDLLEIFLLLLTHSTTMNLPLIKTPIYEVLSIFLTRSDSLKYLYDNIETTNVLVKFFIKNLDDYDNIDQKLGLKISYKLRGLYHIDSLLDKGKQLNFDWDQPEIIDNLHGLFCLTFQPVGKITCAELLGMDDNILCLLQFFDYIFSKDKPEMILNRIKTTPSVGYIIDLIYIAVTVVSNVPLLEKHSKLLLHLCNYNMLFDDNENNKITELKYYLLPFENIIYLSYDNISIFVETIVKHMENFPHNLGPIITSLRIIEHLGIRPYDELYENYLSDYVELKYKHVILQLFSLDGTSIITKFLQKICDYYEQPSLHSSIIAANQGWIIVNSIRPSVILLKQMLSYVIQCQNTNFKDLTAIPILLRTYDLLNNFPVSSAVYFDAQRVKIKIVDTLLVYTQPVSERVNEKDSLSKTLWTKMCGEVIKYITSLPHTFVSGLLIFSELLPLPLPLQTIEDISDDEISWIMNLRKLWSAHLHPHTTIIQDTVNILCISTQTQLLNLLRRICVQIADLAANSAVMIARGVLDNVYDAVVPKENAKISPCNSHIARLLNFLACLVTQNTIKCAVLHLLHSNSTVTSKTEERYVNLIPAFGEILKIINTSNSHVQAQECILSILQSFCDTEITLTQTGSTSKDGYLANSMPTKEHLLMYINMMGEHLINENSFVTYLPIVRTLLLLTEHDYGFLHLKDNLLKKNDLFLPVLNKLADNFSKDNRECLSTLNTSVEFLRVCVNVEEESDGNLPYSPRKIKLSSEELRNIVGWRSGEDNEQHPLKKCEKILKETVEENKTYESFLEGLTALLKLLQDGVDANKESNPIVETNLPAPESLLVQFSKRLVFSSSDACDERLTSTYWLGLPTDEGENDSEHVNCDLIEVCRQNLRPDFNIIKEIEKLCRISRNDNLDDKKRMEDVNLKLKKPFVTPMRARGFARSVPQRPDLFRSRPPNTSRPPSLHVDDFVALETCGAQPTGPTGYNKLSREVLASTRIARGTRGRAFVTSERSMQYRQMPWWGAGLGRGPY, from the exons ATGAat GAAATTAATCTAGATTTGGTGCAATTCCCTAAACCAGTGTATGTTGTCGAAGTAAGAATTATTCCTCTGGGAGCTAGAGTACAAGCAGATTTTCCTGGAGGTGTTAGATTGGGTGCAACAAATCCCAGTCAATtcgatattgaatttttcgtgaACGATTTAGGTAAAACGGGAGCTAGCACGTTCGAAACTTTGGGTGGTTTTAAATACGATCAAAATGGTTGTATCAACTTGGATTGCGTTCCAAATGATACCGTCAGGAAAATACCTACTGATGGACTTGTTCTTAGAG gATGGTATACTACTATAACGCTTGCTGTATATGGAACTCTTACTAAGAATATAGCTGAACAGATTATTCAACCTGTCGTTAATCCTTCTTTAACGAATCAAACTAATGTTATACAGGATAATCAACAAATTTGTTCTGGTTCACCACTTGATACTGAGTGGCCTCAAGATGCCGTTCCTATCGATTATACTGCTCAACAAACTACTCCTTATCAa caATTTACTCAACCGGAGCAATATGTTCAAGACTTTGATTACTACCCGGACGTTCCTAAAGATCCTAGAAGTTACCATCACACTCCGGAGACCGAATGGGACAACAAAACTCGTAGAGAAGGAGACCGGGATCATTCTAGAGATCGTTCTGAAATCGACCGTAAACGTTACACCAGATCAGAAAGTAAAGATCGACAATTACGCGATTACAGAGAAACTGAAAGAGAACAAGAGGTTAATTGGCAAGAACACGAACCGGATTACCGTATTGAAAGAACGGAAGTCGAATGGAATGATAGGGAAAGAATACACGAACGTGATCGACAATACAAACACGACGATAATTATAGAAGATCTTATAATAGAAACGAAGACAGGGAGGATAGAAAACGACCTAGAACTCCGCCTAATCATTCCCCGAAAAGACCGCATACACCTCACGTTCAAGAACATACTGAAAATCAAGTAGAAGAACCGGCAAACCCCCAACAAGAGGATATTGAAATAAACGAGGCCAACGAGGATGTAAAAGTTAGCCCGGTGAAGGAAACACCAGTAGAAGAACCCCCACAATTAGACGTCGAAGAATTCGAACCAATATTAAGCGATGAAGACATCCTTGATGATCCCGATCACTATCAGGATATGGAATTTGATTATACCGCTTATACTAATACAGAcgatttaatcaaattattcgtACCAGGGGTGAACGAATTGATCAGATATCctaaaaagagaaattttcttgtaaataataACAGTATCGATgtagaagaaaattttaaaacaattataagtATAGCAGATGATTATTTCAAGTCGAGCATCACGAAATACGACAAGGACGTTTTTAAGGATCTAAACACCGAAATTAAGGAAGAATTTGTACATTTGTGCGAAAAAGTGATAAACAACATTGGTAGTTATCAAATATATGGTGATATAGTGAAATTGTATGTCGAAACAATTCATATAAGATCTGATGATTTATCTAAGGAAGATAAAGAATTGGTAGAACAAGTTAGGGGAGTAGTTACCACTATAACGGATTGGTTGAAGATTTCCATCGATTACGAATTGGCTAACTTACAAAAACAACCGACTTATAAGATTCGACATCTAAAAAGTGGGGTTAGGTTAGCGGATTATTGTTGTACTAGTCGGGATTTCGTCGAATTATTATTGGGTAGTAATTTCAACGTACatcatcaattaattaatttgtacgAACAAGAATTCATGGCGTTATCCATAAAATTGATGATACTTAAAGCTTTAGATACGTATTTACATCACGAGTTAGCAATCGAGAAATTTTTGTGGGACGATTCGTTATTAGGGAAAAAATCGATTGGTTACGTCAAATTAATCGGTTATATACGGAGTAATCCGTTAGTTAGATTGAAATTCGCTTTGATTTctataataagaaaattgaatttatacgaAATGCTTCGGGAATTACATGCAACGGTTATAAAATTCCGCGATATAACCTACGAAATATCTACGAcggaattgaatttaataacgAAAAGTTTAAATcgaattttaggttatgttaataCGGGACCGTTCGTTTTATCGCAACCTAAACGATTCTTACCAGTGGCGTCGCAATTTGATATTATCAAAGATAATAacgataatattttaattaattattttaaaatgttcgatttattggaaatatttttgttattattgacGCATTCGACTACTATGAATTTACCTTTAATCAAAACTCCTATATACGAGGtgttatcgatatttttaacaCGATCCgatagtttgaaatatttatacgaTAATATCGAAACGACGAACgttttagtgaaatttttcataaaaaatttagacGATTATGATAATATCGATCAAAAATTAggtttgaaaatttcttataaattacGAGGGTTGTACCATATCGATTCGTTGTTAGATAAAGGTAAACAATTGAATTTCGATTGGGATCAACCAGAAATAATCGATAATTTACACGGTTTATTCTGTCTAACGTTCCAACCGGTCGGTAAAATAACGTGCGCCGAATTATTAGGTATGGACGATAATATATtgtgtttattacaatttttcgattatattttttcgaaagatAAACCGGAAATGATATTGAACCGTATAAAAACCACCCCTTCCGTAGGTTATATAATCGATTTGATTTATATAGCGGTAACAGTCGTATCAAACGTACCCCTATTAGAAAAACATTcgaaattattattacatttatgTAATTATAATATGTTATTCGACGAcaacgaaaataacaaaatcaccgaattaaaatattatttattacctttcgaaaatataatttatttatcgtacgataatatttcgattttcgTGGAAACTATAGTGAAACACATGGAAAATTTTCCCCATAATCTCGGTCCTATTATAACTTCCTTGAGGATAATCGAACATTTAGGTATTCGTCCTTACGACGAATTAtacgaaaattatttatcagaTTACGTCGAATTGAAATATAAACACGTGATATTGCAATTGTTTTCGTTGGACGGTACGTCGATTATAacgaaatttttacaaaaaatttgcgATTATTACGAACAACCGAGTTTGCATTCGTCGATAATAGCCGCTAATCAAGGTTGGATTATCGTCAATTCGATCAGACCTTCGGTGATTTTACTAAAACAGATGTTATCGTACGTCATACAATGTCAAAATACGAATTTCAAAGATTTAACAGCCATACCGATACTACTACGAACTTACGATTTGTTGAATAATTTCCCGGTTAGTTCGGCGGTGTATTTCGACGCGCAACGCGTTAAAATTAAAATCGTCGATACTTTATTGGTTTATACTCAACCGGTATCGGAACGCGTCAACGAAAAGGATTCGTTATCGAAAACTTTGTGGACGAAAATGTGCGGGGAAGTTATTAAATACATAACATCGTTACCGCATACGTTTGTATCGggacttttaattttttccgaATTGTTACCGTTACCATTACCGTTACAAACTATCGAGGATATTAGCGACGACGAAATATCGTGGATAATGAATTTGAGGAAATTGTGGTCGGCGCATTTACATCCTCACACTACTATAATACAAGATACAGTTAATATACTGTGTATTTCGACGCAAACTCAATTATTGAATCTACTGAGACGTATTTGCGTACAAATAGCGGATTTGGCGGCTAATTCGGCGGTTATGATAGCTAGGGGAGTGTTGGATAATGTATACGACGCCGTAGTACCGAAAGAAAACGCCAAAATATCACCGTGCAATTCTCATATAGCgagattattgaattttttagcgTGTTTAGTGACTCAGAACACTATAAAATGTGCCGTATTGCATCTGTTACATTCTAATAGTACGGTAACTTCGAAAACCGAAGAAAGATACGTTAATTTAATACCGGCCTTCggggaaatattgaaaattattaataccaGTAATAGTCACGTACAAGCTCAAGAATGTATATTGAGTATATTGCAGAGTTTTTGCGATACGGAAATAACTCTAACTCAAACCGGTAGTACTAGCAAAGACGGTTATTTAGCTAATTCTATGCCTACAAAAGAACATCTATTGATGTATATTAACATGATGGGTGAACATCTTATCAACGAAAATTCCTTCGTCACTTATTTACCTATTGTTAGAACTTTGTTGTTGCTAACCGAACACGATTACGGTTTTTTGCACCTTAAAGATAATCTACTCAAAAAAAACGATCTTTTCCTACcggttttaaataaattggCCGATAATTTTTCCAAAGATAATAGAGAATGTTTGTCTACATTGAATACGTCAGTGGAATTTTTGAGGGTGTGCGTTAACGTCGAAGAAGAATCTGACGGTAATTTACCGTATTCTCCAAGGAAAATTAAACTTTCTTCGGAGGAATTGAGGAATATTGTCGGATGGAGAAGCGGCGAAGATAACGAGCAACATCCGTTGAAGAAATGcgaaaaaattttaaag GAAACCGTGGAGGAAAACAAAACCTACGAAAGTTTCCTAGAGGGTTTAACGGCTTTATTAAAACTACTCCAAGACGGTGTCGATGCTAATAAAGAATCGAATCCGATTGTGGAAACTAATTTACCAGCACCAGAAAGTCTGTTGGTGCAATTTTCTAAACGATTGGTATTTAGTTCTTCCGACGCTTGCGACGAAAGACTCACTAGTACTTATTGGTTAGGTTTGCCGACAGATGAAGGAGAAAACGATTCGGAACAT GTAAATTGTGATCTAATTGAAGTTTGTCGACAAAATTTAAGACCAGACTTCAACAtcataaaagaaattgaaaaattatgtagGATATCGAGAAATGACAATTTGGACGATAAAAAGAGAATGGAAGacgtaaatttaaaattaaaaaaaccgTTCG TAACACCAATGAGAGCTAGAGGATTCGCTCGCAGCGTGCCCCAAAGACCAGATTTGTTTAGATCTCGTCCTCCAAATACATCTCGACCGCCATCATTACACGTAGACGATTTTGTCGCTTTGGAAACTTGCGGGGCACAACCAACCGGTCCTACTGGATATAATAAATTGAGTAGAGAAGTTCTAGCTTCTACGAGAATAGCTAGAGGTACGAGGGGTAGGGCTTTTGTGACATCGGAGAGATCGATGCAGTACAGACAAAT GCCTTGGTGGGGAGCTGGATTAGGAAGAGGACCGTATTAA